One segment of Anser cygnoides isolate HZ-2024a breed goose chromosome 5, Taihu_goose_T2T_genome, whole genome shotgun sequence DNA contains the following:
- the LOC136791021 gene encoding E3 ubiquitin-protein ligase Topors-like, producing MPERCQSERRRGWGLHVASHARGSVMSPSRQCDVTSRGSVTAQPSPLCPGAGRARPSLARACTPAQRVCEAWRAERGFGRVVLWGRRQLLWLVVSLQRPAAMDGSSGWACALCRHGQDDVAYLMPCLHQLCLGCVLRWAKEKPSCPLYGGRLQSIKYSVRSADDYLECPIPEPAEQLGDGQQDEQGAAGLVLRTPEHSFPPQLWAAFFQEQLADARPLLAWLQEELRRIYGSQWWDVAVVQGIVLASLCIFGLDQQALVRQLQPSLHSHTVPFVARLVTVAAELYRTGVHWQRERRDARAAGGKEDSPAATPVTTEEEGSHHRRGRDRQRQQGRLPRAAGPASKPLDRAGASCLGGPGAP from the exons ATGCCAGAGCGGTGCCAGAGTGAGCgccgcaggggctgggggctccatGTGGCGTCACACGCGCGAGGCAGCGTGATGTCACCGAGCAGGCAGTGTGATGTCACCTCACGAGGCAGTGTGACTGCGCAGCCCTCCCCGTTATGTCCAGGTGCCGGCAGGGCCCGGCCCAGCTTGGCTCGTGCCTGCACTCCTGCCCAGCGTGTCTGTGAGGCTTGGAGGGCTGAGCGGGGATTCGGTCGGGTCGTGCTGTGGGGCCGCCGGCAGCTGCTCTGG TTGGTGGTATCTTTGCAGCGCCCTGCCGCCATGGACGGGTCGTCGGGCTGGGCCTGCGCGCTCTGTCGTCACGGCCAGGATGACGTGGCCTACCTGATGCCCTGCCTCCACCAGCTTTGCTTGGGCTGTGTGCTGCGGTGGGCCAAGGAGAAGCCGAGTTGCCCCCTGTACGGGGGCAGGCTCCAGTCCATCAAGTACTCGGTGCGGTCAGCTGACGACTACCTGGAGTGTCCCATCCCAGAGCCCGCAGAGCAGCTGGGGGACGGCCAGCAGGAtgagcagggggctgcggggctggtgcTCAGGACTCCTGAGCACAGCTTCCCAccccagctctgggcagccttctTCCAGGAGCAGCTGGCTGACGCCAGGCCCCTGCTGGCGTGGCTGCAAGAGGAGCTGCGGAGGATCTACGGCAGCCAGTGGTGGGACGTGGCTGTGGTGCAGGGAATCGTCCTCGCCTCCCTGTGCATCTTCGGGCTGGACCAGCAGGCCCTGGTGCGGCAGCTGCAGCCTTCCCTCCACAGCCACACGGTGCCCTTCGTGGCACGGCTCGTCACCGTCGCTGCAGAGCTGTACAGAACTGGGGTGCACTGGCAGCGGGAGCGCCGGGATGCCCGTGCTGCCGGGGGGAAGGAGGACAGCCCTGCGGCCACCCCTGTCAccacagaggaggaagggagccACCACAGGAGGGGCCGGGACAGGCAGCGGCAGCAGGGCCGTCTTCCAAGGGCAGCAGGCCCAGCCTCTAAGCCCCTGGATCGGGCAGGGGCCAGTTGCTTGGGGGGCCCCGGTGCCCCCTGA